One Luteimonas sp. MC1825 DNA segment encodes these proteins:
- a CDS encoding hotdog fold thioesterase, translated as MSGAPAADTPAKVFRRTADLATLNALSPGTAIEALGIVFTAIGSDHLVATMPVDARTLQPYGLLHGGASVLLAETLGSSAGNLCVGEGEVCVGIEINANHLRGVRTGLVTGTARPLHLGRSTQVWEIRIEDPRGRLACVSRLTLAVVAAA; from the coding sequence ATGAGCGGGGCGCCGGCGGCCGACACACCGGCCAAGGTGTTCCGGCGCACGGCCGACCTCGCCACGCTCAATGCACTGTCCCCCGGCACCGCGATCGAAGCGCTGGGCATCGTCTTCACCGCGATCGGCAGCGACCACCTGGTGGCAACGATGCCGGTCGATGCGCGCACGCTGCAACCCTACGGCCTGCTGCACGGCGGCGCGTCGGTGCTGCTGGCCGAGACCCTCGGCAGCAGCGCCGGCAATCTCTGCGTCGGCGAGGGCGAGGTCTGTGTCGGCATCGAGATCAACGCCAATCACCTGCGTGGCGTGCGCACGGGGCTGGTGACCGGCACTGCACGCCCGCTGCACCTCGGGCGCAGCACCCAGGTGTGGGAGATCCGCATCGAGGATCCGCGTGGCCGCCTGGCCTGCGTCTCGCGCCTCACCCTGGCGGTGGTGGCGGCGGCCTGA
- a CDS encoding lysophospholipid acyltransferase family protein encodes MRSPIVDTAPAGGWLLRGCRRAVRAPLLLGHLLILLPLTMLVVCLPLARIDVGGEDLGHRVIRAWQAGLMRVFGFRLRRIGTPLPGATMFVANHVSWIDISALHSQRMMGFVAKHEIAGWPLIGWLAGKGETLFHERGSRESLDGVLDAMLARLRGGHSVGVFPEGRTRDGHQVGPFHARIFLAAVEAGVPVQPVALRYGEGGSAQHVVAFGPRENMLQNLLRLMGEPSRVADVVFLEPVAPGDAEGRARIARIARDRIDAAMRGA; translated from the coding sequence ATGCGTTCCCCCATCGTCGACACCGCGCCCGCCGGTGGCTGGCTGCTGCGCGGCTGTCGCCGTGCCGTGCGCGCGCCGCTGCTGCTTGGCCACCTGCTGATCCTCCTGCCGCTGACCATGCTGGTGGTGTGCCTGCCGCTGGCGCGCATCGATGTGGGCGGCGAAGACCTCGGCCATCGCGTGATCCGCGCCTGGCAGGCCGGCCTGATGCGGGTATTCGGGTTCCGCCTGCGGCGGATCGGCACGCCCTTGCCGGGTGCCACGATGTTCGTCGCCAACCATGTCAGCTGGATCGACATCAGCGCATTGCACAGCCAGCGGATGATGGGCTTTGTCGCCAAGCACGAGATCGCCGGCTGGCCGCTGATCGGCTGGCTGGCCGGCAAGGGCGAGACCCTCTTCCACGAGCGTGGCAGCCGGGAGTCGCTGGATGGCGTGCTCGACGCGATGCTGGCGCGCCTGCGCGGTGGCCACTCGGTCGGCGTGTTTCCCGAAGGCCGGACCCGCGACGGCCACCAGGTCGGCCCGTTCCATGCGCGCATCTTCCTGGCGGCGGTGGAAGCCGGCGTGCCGGTGCAGCCGGTCGCGCTGCGCTATGGCGAGGGCGGCAGCGCGCAGCATGTGGTGGCCTTCGGGCCGCGCGAAAACATGCTGCAGAACCTGCTGCGCCTGATGGGCGAACCGTCGCGCGTGGCCGACGTGGTGTTCCTGGAACCGGTCGCGCCGGGCGATGCCGAGGGCCGCGCGCGCATCGCGCGCATCGCCCGCGACCGCATCGACGCCGCCATGCGCGGGGCGTGA